The Neptunomonas concharum genomic interval TATCGATAATGTTCGTCAGGCATTTGCAGAAGTCGGCGATCAGGTTGCCTGCATCATCGTTGAACCGGTTGCTGGCAATATGAACTGCATTCCTCCTAAGGAGGGCTTTCTCGAAGGCTTGAGAGAGGTTTGTGATGAATATGGTTCGGTATTGATCTTTGATGAGGTTATGACAGGTTTTCGTGTTGCTCTTGGCGGCGCACAAGCCTATTACGACATCAAGCCTGACCTAACCACTTTAGGTAAAGTCATCGGAGGAGGCCTTCCAGTTGGCGCTTTCGGCGGTAAACGCGAGATAATGGAACATATTGCACCGCTAGGTCCGGTTTATCAGGCGGGAACTTTGTCGGGCAACCCGCTATCCATGAGCGCAGGCTTAGCTATGCTCAACGCTTTGCAACAAACATCAGGTATTCATGAGCAATTGGCAGCAAAAACAGAGTTGCTGACCCAAGGGCTGGAATCGCAGGCACTGCTGCACAACACTCCATTCACAACATCTGCCGTAGGCGGTATGTTCGGCCTCTTCTTTACAGAACAAACTGAAGTAAATAGTTATGCCGCTGCAACGGCGTGCGATACCGAGCGCTTTGCCGCCTTCTTCCAAGGTATGCTAAAAGAAGGGGTCTATCTTGCCCCGTCCGCCTATGAAGCTGGCTTTATGTCAGCAGCTATTTCCGCTGCAGACATAGAAAAAACGATTGAAGCGGCTGGCCGAGTCTTTGCGACGCTAAAATGATAGCAGCCATATCTGAGTTCCTTCTAATACTGGGCAGCATTTTTGCTGCTGCCCAGCTATTCAGGCAACCTGAAAAACTGACAGAGCAAACCAAGACGTTTGCCATGCTGATAACGCTATCGCTTGGGTTCATTGCTGCTTCAGCGTTAGGTGAAATCTTGCTCAGCGGTGAGAATCAAGACTCGCAAACTATGGCTCGATTATTGACTCAGCTGAAAATTTTTATCGCTATTCCCCTTATCAGCTCGTTAATCACAGCCGCGAGATTCGGATATTTTTTTAGTCGAGCTGCTTGGGGACGTTGGGTTTTAGCCCTGTTTGCTATGTTTGAACTGATGCGAAGAATGGGATTAGGTGTCGAATACACTCAAGTACTCTCCGTTTTGTGTGCTCTATCGCTGCTTATCTCCTTAGTAAGCTTTCGACAGCCATCAATTCGCAACCTAGGAGTAGTGGGAGCACTACTGATCTCATCAAGCTTGCTGATTTATAGTAAAGCGTCTCTATTGCCTACCCACCAGCATATGCCCACAGAGAACCTGATGATGGCAGCAGGACTCATCTTTATTGGACTAGCTTGCAGGCACATGATCAGTTATCAACAAAAAACCGACTCGTAAGGGTCGGCTTTTCATTCATTATCAAACAATTGGCTGTGTGGCGATTAATAGCGCTTTGCAATAACAGCTGCTTTATTTGCGCCTTCGATGTCACCGGTATCGGTTCGAATGGATGCTATTAATAACCATAAACGCCGCAGATAATTATTTTGTCCTTGAGCAACAGCAACACCCTTTAGCGCGACTTGCTCTGCTTGCAAAAACTCACCTAAACGCCGGTGGGTATCAGCCAAGGAATAGTAAACTTCAGGATTCTTAGGTGATATGCGCTGTGCCCGCTGCAAGCTGGTTTGCGCATCGCGCAAACGCCCGCTATTTGTCTGTTGCCGGGCGGTGTCCAGCAAAGCTAAAGCAGCAGGATTTTGCTCCGAACGCACCACCGTTTTAGGCGCACTATTCACCCCCGGCTCACTGCTATCCCGTTGCGTACGGAAAACAGGCGTCGGCGCAACGGGTGTCACTGTAACACCACTAGAAGGGTCAACGGGTGTTACAACACTGTTATTTCCTCTTAGTGGTTTTGTCGATGTAGAACGATCTTCTATGGGTGTATTGTAAAGATTCTGTGTCGAACAGCCTGCCATCACTAGAAAAATTCCTAGCGTGCCCAGTTTAATACCTGTTTTCTTGCGCATCATCACTCCTGCCTAAACCAGCGTCGGAACCAATCCAGCGGCTCCGCCCCTCTATTCTGTACGGGTTCAACCCCGCAATCAACTCGGTACTGAGGTTTTGTTCCTTTCAAGAAAGGGATCTGAACAGCCCCTTGGCAACGCTCATCCGATAAATATCCGGTCTCCTGATCAACCCATAAGTACTCCACACCTTCAGGTACCGGTGTAATAAAAGGTTCTGGGCGCTCATTTTTCATAAATTCAGTCCAAACCTTGAGCGCTCCTCCGGAGCCCGTAAAAGGCAGCGGTTCATTATCATCACGGCCAAGCCACACAACCGCCAGACGATTACCGGTAAAGCCCGCAAACCAGCTATCGCGCTGATCATTCGAGGTACCCGTTTTCCCCCCTACATTCAGGTCAGAAGGCAAACTGCTGTAGATGGACCGCGCAGTTCCACTGCGTGCTACCTCCTGCATGGCATATTGAAGTAAGTGTACACTCTCACCAGAAACCGTTTGTCTTACCTGAAACGGATAACGTGATAATTCTACACCGCTGCTATCGGTTACTTGTCGAATTGAGCGTAGCGGCATTTGAAAACCGTTAGCCGCAATCGTCTGATAAACGCTTGCAACCTCAGCCACTGGAAGGCCTTGAGCACCTAATAGTAACGACGGATAGGGATCAATCTCCCGCTCAACTCCTAACTGACGCAACGTTTTGATCACATTATCCAGCCCTACATCCATACCTAAACGAGCAGTGGATAAGTTATAGGATTGAGCAAGCGCACGATGGAGAGGCACCACACCATGAGGTTGTTTATCAAAGTTTTGTGGCTGCCATACTTGCCCATTAGGCATATCGACACTGAAAGGTTCATCTTCTATGGGCGAAACCAGCGTGTATCCACGCTCTAATGCCGACAGATAAACAGCCGGTTTAACTAATGAACCAATCGGCCTCACAGCATCCAAGGCCCGATTAAACCCTTGGTAACGTGTACTCCGCCCTCCGATAATACTGAGCACTTCTCCCGTTTGGGGGTCTGTGACGACCATACTGCCTTCTAGTTCTGAGAGCCGCTTGCCATAGCGTTTTTCCAAGCTGCTTATCGTTTTAGTCAGGGCCGCTTCCGCTTTTGCCTGAACAATCGGATTCAGGCTGGTGAAAACCCTGAGCCCTTCGGTTCTCAGGTCCTCATCACGATAACTTTCTCTGAGCTGTCGCTTAACTATATCCAGATAAGCGGGATACGCTCCTTTGAGCAAGCTTTTTTGCTTCACAACCCCAAGCGGCATTTTAATGGTGTCTTGATATAGCGACTCCGATATAGTGCCTTCGTCCCTTAGTACACTCAGTACCAAATCCCGACGTTTTTTTGCACGCTCAGGGTTACGCCGTGGGTCGTAATATGAGGGCCCTTTAACCAAACCCGCCAGCAGCGCCACTTGATGCAACTGAAGTTCCTGAATAGGTAGCGCAAAATAATACTGTGCGGCCAACCCAAAACCATGAATTGCTCGAGAGCCTTCCTGTCCTAAATAAACCTCATTCAGGTAAGCCTCGAGAATTTCCTCTTTGCTGTAATGAAAATCCAATAACACGGCCATGGGGATTTCCATCAGCTTTCTTGCCAATGTTCGTTCTGAAGTGAGGTAAAAATTCTTTATCAACTGCTGCGTAAGCGTACTACCGCCCTGCACAAACCGACCCGCTTGTAGATTGATCCACATGGCTCGGGCAATCCCTTTCAGGGATATACCAAAGTGTTCGTAATAACTTCTATCCTCAATTGCAATCAAGGCATCTTTTAAGCCAACAGGCGCATCCTCTAAGCGAATCAGGTCCCTATCTTCATTATTTTGCGGATAAATACCCCCGATTAAAACAGGCTCAAGTCTGGCTAAATGAAGTGTTTGCCCCTGCGCGCTCTTAATTCGGGACAGCGTATTGCCCGAAAAATCGAGAATCAGTCGCTGTGCACTTTCTCTTCCATCAGGAAAATCGAAGCCGCGAGTGTATATATGTGCAGTGCTTTTAGAGAAAGCGGCTTGGCCAGGTTTACTGGCATGAGTCGTCTGCTGATACCCCAAACCTTTGAGTTCTAATTTGAGATCCGTTATAGAGAAAGGAGCGCCGGGGTAAAGCTCCAACGGCCTCGCAAATACCTTGGCAGGAAGTGCCCAACGCTTGCCTTCGAATTGCTCACGAATCTGGGCATCCAGATAGATCATACCTATCCCGCCTAAGACGAACGCAACCAAGCTCAACTTAAAGAGCAAGCTCAGTAACTTTCGCCAGATCGAACGCGATGCTGGTGCTTTTTTCGCCCTTGAAGACGTTTTCTTTGCTGGTGTTCTCTTTTTAGCCATCAGCCCAGTATAATTCCTTAACGTTTATGAGAATACCGAAGGTTTCATGCAACCCGATTTGATCAAAGCACTAACGCGCCCTGAGCACTATCCGCATCACGTTGATAGCCCTGTACGTGTAATTGAAACACATATCTCCTGGTTGCTTCTGACAGGAGAGTATGCTTATAAAATTAAAAAGCCGGTCGATTTTGGCTTTCTGGATTTTACCACCTTGGCACTGCGTAAACATTTTTGCGAAGAGGAACTTCGCCTCAATCAACGCTTAGCACCCGACATTTATGATACGCTCATAGCCATCACAGGCTCTGTCGATAACCCCCAACTTAACGAGTTGGACCAACTGGATGAAGCAACGCCAATCGAGTATGCGGTGCGAATGTACCAGTTCGATCCTGAACTGCGGCTGGATCTTATCCTTGATCGCCGTCGCTTTGAACCCGCTTGGATCGACATGCTAGCCGAACAAATCGCACACTTTCACACTCGGATTCCCCGTGTTGCACAAGACAGCCCCTGGGGAGAGCCTGATACCATCTGGGATGTCGTTTCGGACAATTATACCCATATCAGCGAACAAAAGATCAGTTCAAACGACTGGCAGCAGCTGCAGTTTTTATCCCATAGGACAGCGCAGCAGTTTCGTAAGCTAGCGCCGGTCATTGCCCGCCGTAAACAAGAAGGTCATATCAGGGAGTGCCATGGCGATTTACACCTAGGCAATGTCACGCTATACCATGGGCAGTTACGACTATTCGATTGCATCGAGTTTAACCTACAGTTCCGCTGGATAGACACGATTTGTGACCTTGCGTTCCTTTTGATGGATTTAGAAGTTAAAGGGCAATATCGTTGGTCTAATCGCTGCCTGAATCGTTACCTAGAGCTAACAGGCGATTATGAGTCCCTCTCTTTACTCAATTTTTACAAATCGTATCGCTCCATGGTCAGAGCAAAGGTAGCAATGCTTGGGGATACACCTGACCTGACTACGTTCCGGCGCTACCTTAATCTGACTCAACAGTACACACATAAACAAAAGCCAGCTCTTTTTTTAATGCACGGCGTCTCCGGTAGCGGGAAAAGTCACCTGAGTAGTCAGTTGGTCGAGAGGATAGACTGCATCCGTTTACGCTCCGATGTTGAGCGCAAGCGACTATATCGAGAGCTTAGCCGCCGGGGAGAGCGTTTAGAGTTATACGGGCAAGAGATGAATGCTCGTACTTTTCAGCACTTGCTCAATCTCTCTCGCTCCCTGCTCCAAAGCGGCTACTCCGTCATCGTCGACGCAACCTTTATTCGAAAGCGTACTCGCGTGAGCTATGCCGACCTTGCACAATCTCTGGAGATTCCTTTACGCATTATTAGCTGCCACTGCGAACAGAAGCTGATTGAAGCACGACTGAAAAGGCGTCAAGCACAAGGCGGCGACGCTTCCGATGCCGACATCAAGGTTATGCAAGACCAACTGAAACATCAACAACGCCTAACTGAGGCCGAGCAAGACTATACCATTGCCGTGGACACGGATGATGATGACGCGATTAATGTGCTGCTAAGCCAGATGATTGCTGAAGGTCTCATCGCGCCTTAAACCCTTATTGGAAACGGGCTAACGCACATAAAAAAGCCGTTGCCCGTCTACCCTAACTGACTCAACCTGCGTCTGATAAACCTCAGAAAGGCGAGTTGTCTCAAGCGCATCATCAGGCGTACCCGTATGCACAATTCGGCCTGCGCTCATTAACGATATGCTATCTGCAAACTGAGCGGCTAATGACAAATCATGCATCACAACAAAAACCGACTTTCCCTGCTTAGCCAAGCCTTTTAGCAAGCGCATAACGCTGATTTGATGAGTCAAATCGATCGCTTTTAAGGGCTCATCAAGTAAAACACAACGGGTCAAATCACCTATTTGAACCAGAAGCCTTGCTAGGTGCACACGCTGTTTTTCCCCACCGGATAAATGGGTGTAAGCGTGCTCAGCCAGTTCCTCAATATCCAAAGCCTTTAAGGCCTGCGTAATTTGCACCTGCAAAACCGATTCTAGTTCGCCCAGAGGATACCCCCCCATAGCAACCACATCCCACGCACGAAAAGGAAAATCTAACCACTGCTCTTGCAATAGCACTGCCAATAAGAGTGAGCGCTCGCTAACTCCGTACTCTTTAAGCTGCTTATCACTGAGAAATACCCCACCCTCATTTGGCTCAATAACACCAGACAAGAGCTTCAGTAATGTGCTTTTGCCACTGCCATTGGGGCCAATTAAAGCGTGCAATTTACCCGCTTCGAGTGACAGATCTACACGTTCCACAATAGATCGATCTTCTCGACGATATGTCAGCCCTCGAGCCTGTATCATCCCGCTCTCCTCCGTCCGGCACGAATCATCAAAAGAAACACAGGACTTCCCACTAACGCAGTAATCAATCCGATAGGAAGTTCTGCGGGAGCAACCAACGTCCGTGATAAGAGATCCGCAAATAAAAGCAGGCCGGCACCCAGCAAGAAAGAGAGAGGTAGCAACTGCCGATTGTCAGGCCCGAACAGTAGACGAATCACATGAGGCACCACCAATCCCACAAAGCCAATCATACCCACTAACGAAACCACTGAACCCACAACCAATGCCGTCATTAATACAAGCTGACGATAGGTCTTTTGAGTATCAACACCCAGCAACTGAGCTTGTTGCTCACCTAATAGCAGTAAGTTAAGCACGCTAGCGAAGCGCAACACCCATGGAATACAGACCACGGCAACTATCGTAAGCAATACGACATGCCACCAGCCTACGCCTTGCACGTTGCCCATCAGCCAGAAAGTCACCTGGCGCAATGTCATACTATCGGAAAGATATTTCAAGCCCGCTATTCCTGCACCAGCCATCGCATTAATGGCAACGCCAGCAAGTAATAAGGTGATTGAAGATATCCCCTCGGTGGTTTGCGCAATTCGCATAACAAGCAGAGTTACCAACATACCACCTAAGAAAGCCGCTAACGGCATCCCTAAAGATACCAATAAGCCGCCGCCCAATAAGGTTACAGCTACTTGCCATCCAACCGCTGCCAACGCTGCCCCAGCGGAAACACCAATAAGGCCAGGATCCGCCAACGGGTTACGAAATAAGGATTGGACCACAGCACCGGTGATAGCCAACAGTCCACCGGCTAGCATAACCAACAGAGCCCGAGGTAAACGAATTTCCAACACAATACGGCGAGCCACTTCATCCCCAGACCAAACGTCGCCCAAGGAGAGTGAAACCGCACCCCACTGCACAGATGCCATCGTAAGCATCAATAACATCATCCCCAAACCGCTGAACAATACGCCCTTGTATCTCAGAGGTTTAGCTATTGATTTTGCTATCAGCACCGCATCCTCTCACTATTAAAAACGAAATACAGAACCCCGACAGTTGCCCAATATAGGTTAAGATAGACAGGGATTATAAACAGAAACCCACATAACGGGTTGAGATTTCCTTCAATAGCGAATTGGACACTTCCACGATGATCAAGCTTTGCACCACACAAGAAATCCCCGAAAGCACAGCAAAAGGGTTCTCATTGGACGAGAAATCACTTTTTGTGGTGCATCACAACGGGGAATATTTTGCTTATCTGAACAAGTGCCCCCATAGAGGCATCGCACTGGAGTGGCAACCGAATCAGTTTTTAGATGTCGAAAAGAACTTCATACAGTGCGCAACCCACGGTGCACTCTTTCGTATTGAAGATGGGGAGTGTGTCGCAGGCCCATGCCCTGGTGAAACCCTCACCCCCCTAGAGATTCATGTGGAAAATGAGCACATTTTCCTTACCTAATGCTAGTTTTTGATAAACGCCGCCAAACGTTTCAGCATCAGTTCAATTCGATCTAAGCCCGTCGTGTAAGAGAAACGAATAAACTGATTTGCACGATAGCTGCCGAAGTCGAGCCCTGGTGTCGCAGCCACATGAGCCTCTTCCAGCAACCTCCAACAGTAGTCATAGGTGTTATCTGTCAGGTGAGAAGCATCCGCATACACATAGAATGCCCCCTCAGGCATTAAAGGGATATCAAAGCCTAGTTTACGCAGCCCTTCAACCAGCAAATCCCGACGCAATTCGAATTGGTGACGCCGCCTTTCAAACTCCTCTAGGCTCTCATCATCAAACGCAGCCAAAGCTGCATATTGTGAAACTGTCGGTGGAGAGATATAGAGATTTTGTGCAAGTTTCTCCAATTCTGGAACTGCCGATTCTGGCGCAACAATCCACCCCAAACGCCATCCCGTCATGCCAAAGTACTTCGAGAAGCTATTGATAACGAAAGCATCGGGTTCTATCTCTAAAATAGAGGGCGCATCAAAGCCATAAGTTAAGCCATGGTAAAGTTCATCGACAACCAACACCCCACCTTGTTGCTTAACGGCATCAGCCACCCCTTGTAGCTCCTCTTTATGGAGCACAGAACCTGTAGGGTTGGCAGGTGATGCAATCAATACACCGGCTGTTCTCTGATGCCATTCACGCTTAATCAAATCAGGAGTCAGTTGGAACTTCTCGGCAGCCGTAGTCGGTACCAGCTGGCTTCTGGCATCCAGCATACGTAAAAACTGCCGGTTACAAGGATAGCCTGGGTCAGCCATCATAAATGTCGTTTCAGGATCTGCTAATAAACCAAAAACCATCAACAACGCGCCCGAAGCACCCGATGTAACAATCACTCGGCTGGCATCAATTTTCAATCCATAGCGTTGCTCATAAAAGCGAGCAATGGCCTGACGTAACTCAGGAATACCCGCTGCTGGTGTGTATTGAGTCAGCCCCTGATCAATGGCTTGGTGCGCAGCCTCCTTGACCCGTGGTGCCGTCCCGAAATCAGGCTCACCTGCTTCCATATGAATAACATCAAAACCTTCGGCGTCCAGTTGTTTTGCCCTTTTGAGTAAGTCCATTACTTTAAAAGACTCAATTTCCTTTGCCCGACTTGTCCACTTATCTTGCATGAAACGCTCTCCTGATATATCGCATAACGATTATACATAAGTCGTATTATACATATCCAGAAGATACGCATTTTCCCTAACTTATAGCCTTTATCCTGAAACTATCATTGATTTAGGCTATATTTTTTCAAAATCAGGACTAGCCTAAAGGTTGGTGTTCTGGTAATTTCACCAACCTTCCGGCTTCAGGAAGTAACGGAATTAACTGTTTAAGACTGCTGATTTCCATCGGGAACTCAGTCATTTCGGAGAAGTGAGGCACCCCATGCCAAACACTAACGACACACAGTTCACCCAATTTGTCCCTTACGAGGCAAAAAAGGGTGAAGAATATATGAGCGATGCTCAAAAAGAGCATTTTAGTCAAATTCTGCTGGCCTGGAAACAGGAGCTGATGGAAGAGGTCGATAGTACGATCCACCATCTGCAAGAAGAAGCATCTAACTTTGCTGACCCTAGTGACCGTGCCAGCCAGGAAGAGGAATTCAGCCTTGAGCTTCGTACTCGCGACCGTGAGCGCAAGTTGATCAAGAAGATCAATGAAGCCATGGAACGTATCGACGAAGATGAATATGGTTACTGTGAAGCATGCGGTATTGAGATTGGCATTCGCCGTTTAGAAGCGCGTCCTACGGCTACCATGTGTATCGACTGCAAAACGCTTGCTGAAATTAAAGAAAAACAGGTCGGCGGCTAAGCTTTTCGAGGTTAGGTGAATACCTTCGCCTGACCTCTGGACTTGTGTCGATGTATATCGGACGCTTCGCCCCCTCCCCTACTGGCCCCTTGCACTTCGGCTCTCTCCTTGCTGCAGTTGCCAGCTTTCTAGACGCTCGGGCTCACAAAGGGGAGTGGTTCCTTCGTATAGAAAACATTGACCCTCCTCGTGAGGTCGAATCCCGCATTCACAAGATACCTCAAACACTCGAACAATTTGGGCTTTGCTGGGATGGTGAGATCAGCTATCAAAGCGACAACCATGAGCGCTATCAAGAGACGCTTGCAAAGCTATCTACACTCGGCCTGACTTACGCGTGCGATTGCTCCAGAAAGGCACTGCTACTGAGGTCTGGCGCTAATCGATACGATAACTTTTGCCGTTCAAAAGCACTTTGTGATGCACCAAATTGCGCTACACGTTTCTTAGCAAACATCCCTTATGTGCCTTGGACAGATAGAATACAAGGAACTATCAACGCCTCTAACACCGAGCCAGATGATTTTATTCTTCAAAGGAAGGATGGTTTATGGTCATACCAACTCGCTGTCGTTTGCGATGATTATGCTCAAAAGGTTACGCATGTTGTCCGAGGTTATGATCTTCTGAACGAAACCGACAAACACATCCAACTATATACCGCCTTAGGATGGTCTATTCCTAGTTACGCCCATATTCCTATCGCCACCTCCGCCACGGGTCAGAAACTCAGCAAACAAAATTTTGCCACGCCTCTCGATACGCAAAATGCAAACCTTCAACTATGCGAAGCACTTGCCTTCCTTGGCCACACGGTTCCGGTTATGCTGAGAAAAAGCTCGGTGCAGCACATTCTTCAATGGGCAATTGAGCACTGGAATATTGTCCATGTTCCGGCCCTTCCCAGTCGCATCTGGCCGAATAGCTGAGGATCTATGATATTACATCGTGTGGCGTTACTCATTATCATCGCCTGCTGGCTTTTTTTGCCAGCGATTCTTGAGTGGTGGCTAGCACTTGAGCATGTGCTACTGATTACTTTTATTATTTGGGGTGTGATTACCTTGCTTTTGGCAATCGCTGATATTCGGAAACAACACCTATGAACTTTTCAGCCACAGAGCTTTTTTTTGTTGTTACCGCATACTTACTTTTTTTGTTTGGCATCGCTTACGCCACAGAGAGAGAGTTGATTCCCAAACGCATAGCCCAACACCCATTAACCCATACATTTTCATTGGGTGTTTATGCCAGTGTCTGGACTTTCTATGGCGCGTTCGACATGTTCGCTCATTCCGGATTGTTATTTTTGTCATCATACTTAGGCGCCACCGCTATCTTTATGCTGGCTCCCATATTGTTAGTTCCCATATTTAATATTACCAACCGATACAAACTCAGCTCTTTAGCGGACCTATTTGCCTTTAGATTCAGGAGCGGCTGGGTGGGTAGCATT includes:
- a CDS encoding tetratricopeptide repeat protein, producing MRKKTGIKLGTLGIFLVMAGCSTQNLYNTPIEDRSTSTKPLRGNNSVVTPVDPSSGVTVTPVAPTPVFRTQRDSSEPGVNSAPKTVVRSEQNPAALALLDTARQQTNSGRLRDAQTSLQRAQRISPKNPEVYYSLADTHRRLGEFLQAEQVALKGVAVAQGQNNYLRRLWLLIASIRTDTGDIEGANKAAVIAKRY
- a CDS encoding heme ABC transporter ATP-binding protein encodes the protein MIQARGLTYRREDRSIVERVDLSLEAGKLHALIGPNGSGKSTLLKLLSGVIEPNEGGVFLSDKQLKEYGVSERSLLLAVLLQEQWLDFPFRAWDVVAMGGYPLGELESVLQVQITQALKALDIEELAEHAYTHLSGGEKQRVHLARLLVQIGDLTRCVLLDEPLKAIDLTHQISVMRLLKGLAKQGKSVFVVMHDLSLAAQFADSISLMSAGRIVHTGTPDDALETTRLSEVYQTQVESVRVDGQRLFYVR
- the dksA gene encoding RNA polymerase-binding protein DksA, whose translation is MPNTNDTQFTQFVPYEAKKGEEYMSDAQKEHFSQILLAWKQELMEEVDSTIHHLQEEASNFADPSDRASQEEEFSLELRTRDRERKLIKKINEAMERIDEDEYGYCEACGIEIGIRRLEARPTATMCIDCKTLAEIKEKQVGG
- the hemL gene encoding glutamate-1-semialdehyde 2,1-aminomutase, yielding MSRSEDLFKAAQTHIPGGVNSPVRAFKGVGGTPVFFKKGEGAYLFDEDDNQYIDYVGSWGPMILGHAHPDVINAVRDVLDNGLGFGAPTAIETVMADKVCEIMPSIEMVRMVSSGTEATMSAIRLARGYTGRDKIVKFEGCYHGHSDSLLVKAGSGALTLGEPNSPGVPASLAEHTITLTFNDIDNVRQAFAEVGDQVACIIVEPVAGNMNCIPPKEGFLEGLREVCDEYGSVLIFDEVMTGFRVALGGAQAYYDIKPDLTTLGKVIGGGLPVGAFGGKREIMEHIAPLGPVYQAGTLSGNPLSMSAGLAMLNALQQTSGIHEQLAAKTELLTQGLESQALLHNTPFTTSAVGGMFGLFFTEQTEVNSYAAATACDTERFAAFFQGMLKEGVYLAPSAYEAGFMSAAISAADIEKTIEAAGRVFATLK
- a CDS encoding Rieske (2Fe-2S) protein, whose translation is MIKLCTTQEIPESTAKGFSLDEKSLFVVHHNGEYFAYLNKCPHRGIALEWQPNQFLDVEKNFIQCATHGALFRIEDGECVAGPCPGETLTPLEIHVENEHIFLT
- a CDS encoding AAA family ATPase encodes the protein MQPDLIKALTRPEHYPHHVDSPVRVIETHISWLLLTGEYAYKIKKPVDFGFLDFTTLALRKHFCEEELRLNQRLAPDIYDTLIAITGSVDNPQLNELDQLDEATPIEYAVRMYQFDPELRLDLILDRRRFEPAWIDMLAEQIAHFHTRIPRVAQDSPWGEPDTIWDVVSDNYTHISEQKISSNDWQQLQFLSHRTAQQFRKLAPVIARRKQEGHIRECHGDLHLGNVTLYHGQLRLFDCIEFNLQFRWIDTICDLAFLLMDLEVKGQYRWSNRCLNRYLELTGDYESLSLLNFYKSYRSMVRAKVAMLGDTPDLTTFRRYLNLTQQYTHKQKPALFLMHGVSGSGKSHLSSQLVERIDCIRLRSDVERKRLYRELSRRGERLELYGQEMNARTFQHLLNLSRSLLQSGYSVIVDATFIRKRTRVSYADLAQSLEIPLRIISCHCEQKLIEARLKRRQAQGGDASDADIKVMQDQLKHQQRLTEAEQDYTIAVDTDDDDAINVLLSQMIAEGLIAP
- the gluQRS gene encoding tRNA glutamyl-Q(34) synthetase GluQRS, which translates into the protein MYIGRFAPSPTGPLHFGSLLAAVASFLDARAHKGEWFLRIENIDPPREVESRIHKIPQTLEQFGLCWDGEISYQSDNHERYQETLAKLSTLGLTYACDCSRKALLLRSGANRYDNFCRSKALCDAPNCATRFLANIPYVPWTDRIQGTINASNTEPDDFILQRKDGLWSYQLAVVCDDYAQKVTHVVRGYDLLNETDKHIQLYTALGWSIPSYAHIPIATSATGQKLSKQNFATPLDTQNANLQLCEALAFLGHTVPVMLRKSSVQHILQWAIEHWNIVHVPALPSRIWPNS
- the mrcB gene encoding penicillin-binding protein 1B, whose product is MAKKRTPAKKTSSRAKKAPASRSIWRKLLSLLFKLSLVAFVLGGIGMIYLDAQIREQFEGKRWALPAKVFARPLELYPGAPFSITDLKLELKGLGYQQTTHASKPGQAAFSKSTAHIYTRGFDFPDGRESAQRLILDFSGNTLSRIKSAQGQTLHLARLEPVLIGGIYPQNNEDRDLIRLEDAPVGLKDALIAIEDRSYYEHFGISLKGIARAMWINLQAGRFVQGGSTLTQQLIKNFYLTSERTLARKLMEIPMAVLLDFHYSKEEILEAYLNEVYLGQEGSRAIHGFGLAAQYYFALPIQELQLHQVALLAGLVKGPSYYDPRRNPERAKKRRDLVLSVLRDEGTISESLYQDTIKMPLGVVKQKSLLKGAYPAYLDIVKRQLRESYRDEDLRTEGLRVFTSLNPIVQAKAEAALTKTISSLEKRYGKRLSELEGSMVVTDPQTGEVLSIIGGRSTRYQGFNRALDAVRPIGSLVKPAVYLSALERGYTLVSPIEDEPFSVDMPNGQVWQPQNFDKQPHGVVPLHRALAQSYNLSTARLGMDVGLDNVIKTLRQLGVEREIDPYPSLLLGAQGLPVAEVASVYQTIAANGFQMPLRSIRQVTDSSGVELSRYPFQVRQTVSGESVHLLQYAMQEVARSGTARSIYSSLPSDLNVGGKTGTSNDQRDSWFAGFTGNRLAVVWLGRDDNEPLPFTGSGGALKVWTEFMKNERPEPFITPVPEGVEYLWVDQETGYLSDERCQGAVQIPFLKGTKPQYRVDCGVEPVQNRGAEPLDWFRRWFRQE
- a CDS encoding pyridoxal phosphate-dependent aminotransferase, coding for MQDKWTSRAKEIESFKVMDLLKRAKQLDAEGFDVIHMEAGEPDFGTAPRVKEAAHQAIDQGLTQYTPAAGIPELRQAIARFYEQRYGLKIDASRVIVTSGASGALLMVFGLLADPETTFMMADPGYPCNRQFLRMLDARSQLVPTTAAEKFQLTPDLIKREWHQRTAGVLIASPANPTGSVLHKEELQGVADAVKQQGGVLVVDELYHGLTYGFDAPSILEIEPDAFVINSFSKYFGMTGWRLGWIVAPESAVPELEKLAQNLYISPPTVSQYAALAAFDDESLEEFERRRHQFELRRDLLVEGLRKLGFDIPLMPEGAFYVYADASHLTDNTYDYCWRLLEEAHVAATPGLDFGSYRANQFIRFSYTTGLDRIELMLKRLAAFIKN
- a CDS encoding FecCD family ABC transporter permease translates to MMLLMLTMASVQWGAVSLSLGDVWSGDEVARRIVLEIRLPRALLVMLAGGLLAITGAVVQSLFRNPLADPGLIGVSAGAALAAVGWQVAVTLLGGGLLVSLGMPLAAFLGGMLVTLLVMRIAQTTEGISSITLLLAGVAINAMAGAGIAGLKYLSDSMTLRQVTFWLMGNVQGVGWWHVVLLTIVAVVCIPWVLRFASVLNLLLLGEQQAQLLGVDTQKTYRQLVLMTALVVGSVVSLVGMIGFVGLVVPHVIRLLFGPDNRQLLPLSFLLGAGLLLFADLLSRTLVAPAELPIGLITALVGSPVFLLMIRAGRRRAG